The sequence TCACGCGCAGAACTCGATGGTGCATAGAGGTTAACTCCGGTATCGGTAATCAACGACCAGTTGTTATGCTTACCACTGCCATTAACACCGGCAAATGGTTTTTCGTGAAATAAGATTTTCAGCTCGTGCTTTTCTCCCACGCGGCTCATGATATCAATCATCAACTGGTTGTGGTCGTTAGCTACGTTTACTTCTTCAAATAAAGGAGCAACTTCAAACTGGCTAGGGGCCACTTCATTGTGACGAGTCCTAACCGGGATACCCAATTTCCAGCACTCAATCTCAAATTCCCGCATGAAATCATAGATGCGCGATGGTATTGTTCCAAAATAGTGATCTTCCATTTGCTGGCCTCGCGCAGGGGCGTGACCAAACACCGAGCGGCCTGCCATAACCAGGTCAGGACGTGCGTTGAAAAGAGCTTTATCAACCACAAAATACTCTTGCTCCGACCCCAATGATGCCACCACGTGCTGGATATCCTTGTCGAAAAGCTGGCAAACTTTTGTCGCAGAAATGTCAACAGTCTTCAGCGCTTTGAGAAGCGGAGATTTCGTATCGAGAGTTTCGCCTGTATAAGAAACAAATACTGTAGGAATGCTCAGTGTACGACCGTACAAAAACATCGGTGAAGTAGGATCCCAGGCTGTATATCCGCGGGCTTCGAAAGTGCTACGAATACCCCCACTTGGAAAAGAAGAGGCGTCAGGTTCCTGTTGCACCAATTCACTTCCTTTGAAACGTTCAAGCCCCGAGAGAGCATCAAAAAATGAGTCATGCTTTTCAGCCGTTCCACCGGTTAGCGGTTGAAACCAATGAGTAAAGTGAGTAGCTCCTTTGGAAATTGCCCAGCTTTTGGCGGCAGATGCCACGGCATCAGCAGTTGCTTCATCAATTTTTTCGTGATTCTTAATCGCATTACTTACTTTTTTAAAGACTGCAGGCGCAAGGGTGGAGCGCATCTGTTCGATACCAAATACATTTTCACCAAAAAATTGGGAAATGTATGGCGTTGGCAGCTCCGCATGAATCTTATGCCTCTCGTTGAGCTTTTTTAGTGCTTCAAACCGTAATTTTGCCATAGTGGTTGTATTTTTTAGTTAATGACGCGGCAAATTACGTCAATTTTGATGTCATCAGGGTATTTTTTGACCCTATTTATTATAAAATGATATTATTTTTGGAATGATGTGGGTAAAAATTAGATTTTCAATCACTTAACACACAGAGTTTCATGCCTTAATTGCAGGCCAGTATATTTGTGCCTTTTCAACGATGCAATTCAATCACCCGCTACGCAAAACCATCCCCATCTGTATCGGCGTTCTATTGGTATGTATGGTGATTGTACAAAATCTCCCGCAGCTTGATTTTATTGCTGCCTGGCAGGATCCTGACGACAAAATTACCGTCTCCATTTTTCAATTTATCTCCGATTCCATAAGTTATTTCAGCTTCGGAATACCAGCCTTGATCACTATTGTTGCTGAATTCAGAAAAAATGAAAATAAGAAACAAAGCAGGTTGTCACTCCTCTATGTTCTGCTAAGTATTGGAGTTGCGGGTCTCATCTCTTTCATCATCAAGAAAACATTTACAGAGCCTCGCCCCTATGAAGTTGACAGTCGTATTGCACAATTAAGTGTTGGTGGCGGTTACTCACTCCCATCAGGGCATACTACAGAAGCGTTCGCATCGGCCACAGCGATCGTATTGCTATTCCCAAGATGGATTGTAGCCTTACCTATTTTCTTGTGGGCTTCAAGTGTGGCCATTTCCAGAATCTATTTAGGCGTGCATTATCCTTTCGATATTTTTACAGGAATGCTTATCGGCTCGTCTACATCGTATGCTTTTTACAGATTTTTATTCTGGAAGTACACTTCATCCTCCAAAGGTTAACCCGTCTTACATTCAATCTAGACAAATAACACGTCTTTGAAATGCTCACCCCGAGTACTCTCTGATAACTCAACGTGCCATCAGTTAACTAAAGCAGCGCATACGGTAACTGTCTGATCTTACAGTACACTTATTTATTAGGTTTATAAATCGACTTCATGAATGCGGGAATTCAGGGGTAACACTATTCGTTTTTAATGGCGTAAAAATCAACTCGTCTATAATTGACATTATGGGCAATGCTATATCAGTCTATTCTAAACTGGCGGTTGCAATAATATTCACTGCTAATGTCGGTGGTTACAGCCAGGGAAAATACACTGCCCGTGATACAGTCGAGGTTAGAAAATTAACCAGGAAAGCCATAGCCCTGGCCAATAGTAATTCCGATTCTGATTCCGTTAAATTTTATGCATCAAAAGCACTTGCGATAGCTGAAATAATTGATGATCAAAAGGGGTTGGCAGACGCTCATGGCAGCATGGGAGATTTTTACTGGTTCATCGGGGACCTGGCCAAGGCACTGGAGGGATTCGAAATTTCCAAAAGCATTGGAGAAAAAATCAAGAATAAGAAGATAATCTATGATGCTTCCAGTGGAATTGCCATCATTCATCGTAACCTCGGCAATTTTGCTAAAGCTGCTGAAATTCAAATTGAGTTGATCAAAACAGCAGAGAAGGGAAATGACTTTTACAGTGCAGCAAACTCCTATTCCAATCTAGGTGTTTCTTATAAAAGCAACCGTATGTTTCCCGAAGCCCTGGAGGCTTATCAACACGCCTTAGCTCTGTACGAAAAAATTGGTGACATTGAAAGCATTCCCGGCACCTATATAAATGCCGGCATCGTATTGATGCAACAGCGAAAATACGATAGCGCTTTGGTAAGCTTGAGAAAAGGCTTAAGGCAATTTGACTCGCTTAAAATCGGTCGTGGCCAAATCGTAGGCTCTAACTCTCTTGGAGACCTGTTCTTCTCCATGGGCAATCTGGACTCTGCATTCAAATACCGCAACCGGGCTTACAATATGAGTAATCAATTGAGCATGCCTCTTTACAATGCAGAAGCTTTGACAGGCATGGGAGAAATAAGTAAATCAAAAGGTGACTACCATAAAGCCCTAAAATATTTTACAGAAGCGTTACAGATTGCACAGAAAGGCAGACTTAATAGCTCCCTGCCAACTGTTTACCTGGGAATAGCAAAGACTTATGAAGCCTCAAAGCAATTCGAAAAAGCTACTTGGTATTTCAGCAAGTATACTTCATTAAAAGACTCGTTGTTTAATGCCGAGTCAATACGACAAATCTCAAACCTGAGAACGAGCCATGACCTGGAGAGAAAAGAGGCTTCGATAACCCTTCTTCAAAAAGACAACAAGATTCAACAGCTTACAAGAAACATTGTTATCATAATAGCGGTAGGCACACTTCTGCTGTTTTTTCTCAGATTCAGGCGTCAAATATTAATTAATCGAAAAGAGCGAGTAGTAATCAGAGCAGAATATGAAAAAAGATTGTTGGAGGTTCAATCCAAGGCACTACGGTCGCAGCTCAATCCACACTTCATTTTTAACAGCCTGAATTCAGTTAACTCATACATTCTAAAATCGAACATCCTACAGGCTTCGGAGTTTTTGACAAAGTTTTCAAAACTAATGAGGATGATACTGGAAAACTCGGACAAGGCAACTGTTTCACTGGAAGAAGATATGAAGCTCCTCAAGTTGTATCTGGAAATTGAACAAACGCGCACCAAGGGTATGTTTCAATTTTCAATTGAGGCTTCTGATCAGCTGGATCTCAGAAAAATAGAAATCCCTTCTTTATTGGCACAGCCTTTCGTGGAGAATTCCATCTGGCATGCATTTAAGATGGATAAACCCGGAAATATGATCAGGGTCAATTACACTTCCGATAACGGTTCGCTCATTTGTAGTGTCTCGGACAATGGAGTCGGGAGAAGAAAATCTTCACAGGGAAAAACTGCTGACCCCGAGCGAAGATCGTTTGGTCTGCATATTGGAAATGAGCGCTTAAAGGTTTTGTCAAGTGATTCAAATAAATCATACATCGCTATCGAAGACCAAGTGGACGAAAAAAATGAAGGAATTGGTACTACAGTAACCATTCGAATTCCGCTAAAATTTCATATCAATTTCAATTGAAGTCTCCTTTCATCGACTCAGTCATTCCTTAAAGACGAGGCAGGATTGGAATGTGCCGCCCTCAACGCTTGCGTACTTACAATAGCGAGCGCGAATGCCAGAGCAATAGCACCGGTAAGTGGAAAAACCCACCAGCCAATTGAGGTACGAATAGCATAACGCTCAAGGTATTTAGTCAGCAACCACCAGGCAATCGGGGCAGAAACAATAAAGGAGATAACCACCAGCAACGAAAAGTCTTTTGAAATCAATCCCACGAGGTTAGAGACGGAGGCACCCATCACCTTTCGTATCCCTATTTCCTTGGTTCTTTGCTCAGCCGTAAATGCAGCCAACCCGAATAATCCCAGGCCCGTGATAAAGATGGCCAATGTTGCAAAGAGGCTTGCAAGTTTACTGGTCAGGTTGATTGTGGTAAATTTTTTCTGAAATTCCACATCGGCAAATTTGTATTCAAACGGATAAGCTGAGGCATATTTTTCAAAGACTTTTTTCACCGTATTGATTGAAGCTTGCAGATCCTTTGTCTTTTTAAGGCGGATACTCACTGCGTCCGTCCAATCGGGGTCAAGGATTACAAAAAGGGGTTTGATTGGTTCATCAGGTGAACCCATTAAGACATCATCCAGGATTGCAATCAGTTTGCGTTTTTTTCCCCACAAATCAAGGTCAGTCCCAATCGGGTCCTTCAGATTCATCAACTGTGCTCCCGCTTTATTGACCATGATGGCCATGGTGTCACTTTTAAAATCTTCAGAAAAATCACGTCCCTCCAGTATTTTGATCCCCATTGTTTTGGCATAATCGTATTCAGTTGCTATCGTGGTGAAGATCACACGAAGTTGTTCGGGCTTGCCTGGCCATCCCAAAAAATTATTGGAGTGGATGTCTGTGATAGCACTGTTTGACTTTGTTACAGCTTCTACCGCTCCTGTTGCCAGGAGCTCAAGCTTAATAGCCCGATAGTTCTTACCTACTTCATTGGTGTAGTTGACCGCCATCAGGTTTTCCTGGTCATAACCCAGTTCCCTCGACTTGACCAACTGGATTTGCTGGTAAATGACAATCGTTCCGATGATGAGGAGAATCGAAAATCCAAATTGCAGAGTCACGAGTATTTTCCGTGGCGTGCTTGCACTCTTGCCGACCTGGATTTTCCCTTTAAGGACTTTCACCGGCTGAAAGGAAGAGAGATACAGTGCGGGGTAACTGCCTGAAACAATTCCGGTTAAAAGGATCAGACCCGCTCCGAAAACCCAGAAGTCGGGTTGAGAATAATTAATGAACAGTTTTTTCTCTACGAGATCATTGTAAAACGGGAGCAGTAATTCCGTGAGCAGTACTGCAACAGAAAAAGCCAACAGTGAAATAAATACAGACTCTCCAATAAACTGAAGAATCAGTTCGTACCGCCTGGACCCTACAGTTTTACGAATACCCACTTCACGTGCTCTACGCTCGCTCCGGGCTGTAGCCAGGTTCATGAAATTGATACATGCTATCACGAGAATGAAAATAGCAATGAGTGAAAACAACTGTACATAGTCATTCATCCCTCCTGTTTCAATGCCATTTTCAAAATTGGAGTGCAGTCTCCATCGCTCCAGAGGATAAATAAAAAATTCTTTCATGAAATCAGTCTCTCCATGCTTGGTGAGCATATCCCGCACACTGTTCTCAACTGCTGTCTTATCGTTAGGGCTCCCCAGCTCAAGAAAAACCTGGAAAGAATAATTTCCCCAATTAGTAGTATTTCTTCGCACCCAACTGCTAATCTGCTCCCGAAACTTCCATGTCATCAGGAAGTCAAATTGAAATGAAGAATTTTTTGGAACATCTTTCAAAATTCCAGTAATCTTCAGGTCGTTCTCATTGTCAACACGAATCACTTTATTGATTGGATCCTGATCACCGAAAAGCGCTTTTGCGGTAGACTCGGTTATGACTATCGATCGTGGGTCATCAAGAACCTGAGTAGCTGCTCCCGCTGAAAGTGGAAATTCAAACATCTCCAAAAACTCCTCACTGACGTAATATCCCTTTTTCATCAGTCGGTTATCCGATACCGTCAACAGGTGGTCTCCACCCCAATCCGTTACTAAAGCATGCTTGATGTGGCTGTCAGCCGTTTTCATTGCTTCATAAGTCGGCAACGGAACGCTTGTCCACGAATTGATTTTTCCATCGAAATGACCATTGGCCCATACCTGGTATAGACGATCAGCTTTAGGGTGAAACTTGTCGAAGGAGAGTTCATCAAACACCCATAGCAAAATCAACATACTACAGGTGATGCCTATAGCAAGCCCGGAGATGTTTATAAACGAATAGGTTCCGTTCTTCCGGAGGTTGCGCAACGTGACAAGCAGATAGTTTTTGAACATGGTTACGGGTTATTTTAGAGATACTTCGTTTTTTGAAAAAAGTAACAGAACCGGCACTATTTCTAAGAGAGCTCTACAATTGTCAAGGTTGCAGGAGAAGCAGAAAATGATTTCACAAATCCGTCTAATTCCTCTTCATCGATTTTCCTATTTGGGCATAAATTATCCGATCAGCGGTATTTCTGGTAAGGAGAATTTTTCTATAATTGCGAATTATTTATAATTAGTCTAAATAATATTAAATTGTTAAAATAATGAAATTCAACTACTTACTATTAAGTTTATTCATTCTAGGTGTCTCAGTTTCAGTAATTAGCTGTAAAAAAGATGACGTTATCCCGGCTTATGAAGTCCCAACTACCTACAGTTTCACGAATGTGAACTATGCTGAAGCCTCCAAGCGTCTGGTCATGATCGCTCAGATCGAGACCCTCATGAATACTGATAACAAAGCAGGGGGCGGTACTTATATTGATTCTGTCAAACTGAAAAATATGTTTGCGAATTCAGGCAATCCTTTTTCTGCCGATTCCCTGAACAAATCCGGCTTCCAGCTTAAGGACAAGACAGCGCTTAGCGCTCAATCCGTCATTCAAAATTTCTTGTACAATCAATCACTCGCAAGCTTGTCAACTTCACCGGCATCGAATGGTACAGCAGGCGTGGGCACTACCCAAACGAACAGTTATATCTTGTTATCGGCAAAAGGTGTAAACTACCGCCAGGTGTTTACAAAAACTATGATGGCAGCCATGCTCGCTAACGAAATGATAAATCTCGTGAAAAGCTCACCTGACAATAACACCGTCATTGCGGGTAAAGGCACCGCCATGGAAAACGCATGGGACCTGGCTTTTGGATACTTCAATGTTCCGGTCAATTTTCCTACGAGCACCACGGGCGTTAAATACCTGGGAAGCTATTGCAATCAGGTAAATGCAGGAATTGGTTCAAACGCTATTTTGATGGACGCGTTTTTAAAAGGGCGTGCTGCCATCAGCCACAAAGATATAGCTGTCAAAAATGTGCAAGCTGACATCATTGCAAAGGAACTTGAGTTGGTCGTTGCAGCGGGTGCGATTCACGAAATTGCAGAAGCTAAGGCCGGCTTGACAGATGCCGTTCAAACGGTTAGCCGTTTTTCGGAGTGCATGGGTTTCATCATCGGTCTTCGTTATTTCTCCAACAAAACGATCACGGATGCCCAATTCAATACGCTCTATCAAACCTATTTGCACAATGGAGATCTGTACGCCATCACGACCAGTGATATGAACAATATTGTAAGCACGCTGGCAAGCATTTATGGATTTTCTAACCCCGGTACTATCTAATAAATCATAACCTGCCTTCAGAGATGAAGCAGGTTTCAATCTCGTTTTATGAAATTTTATATTAAAGGGCTGATCTTCTGTTGCATGTTGATCGCTATGTCATGCAAAAAAGACAGCACTGTCCCTGCCAATGATTTTGACCGTGCAGCACTTGCTGCCAACTGGGCCAACAACATTATTTTACCCTCCTATCGGAATTTCAACGATGCCGTCAATGAGTTAGATAATGCTATCCGAACATTTAACACAACTCCATCGGGAAATAACCTATCAACGGCACAAGGCAAATTCAAGAATGCATACCTGGCATGGCAAAAGTGCTCTCCTCTCGGGTTTGGTCCGGCAGATCAGCTATTGCTCTCAAAAAATCTGAACACCTTCCCCACCAACGTTATCAAGATCAATACCAATATTGCCTCTGGAAATTACAATCTCGACCAGATTGCAAATCTTGATGCAAAAGGATTTCCTGCCTTGGACTTTCTGCTGTTCGGAATCGGTGCGAATAATAATTCCATTTTGCCTCTCTACGCTACAGATACCCAAGCCTCAAAACGAAAAGATTACCTGGCTGCGGTTTCAGACAATATCAAAACACAATCAGATAATGTGCTCAACGCCTGGCTTCCTACTGGAGGAAACTATCTTGCCACTTTCCTGAATGCCAAAGGAACAGATGTCGGAAGTGCTTTGGGGCAGGTCATCAACGGTTTGGATTATGACGTGGACGTGCTTAAAAATTATAAGGTTGCCATCCCGGTGGGTATTATGCCTTCTTCTGGAACACAAACTGGAGGGCCACTCCCATATGAAGTTGAGGCTTACTACAGCGGCATCTCATCTCAACTGATCCAGGTACAACTCTCCGCAGTCCGTGATATTTACCTTGGCAATGCTGCCGGTACTGAAGGCGTTGGATTAGATGACTATCTCATCAAAATTAATGCGCAACGCAATGGCAGTTCGTTGAGCGATGTGATCACTCAACAGTTTGCTTCTGCGATCACTTCCATGCAGGCCATTCCAGATCCATTCTCTTCAGTGATAAGTAACAATCCAAGCACAGTAATTTCGGCTTATGCTCAACTCCAACAATTACTGGTACTATTAAAGACGGATATGCCTTCTTCATTGGGTGTTTTGATTACCTACAATGACAATGATGGCGACTAGGGAAAATGCAGTTTCAACAAATTAGAAAGTTTTCGAATTCTCTCGAGCGCGAAAGACATATCGCTCCGCTGGTTGTTCTTCGAATAGCCTTCGGAGCGGTGATGTTTGTGAGCACCGTTCGATTTATGCTGAAGGGATGGGTTACTGAATTCTATGTCAAACCTGTATTTCACTTTACTTTTTATGGCTTCGAGTGGGTAAAACCACTCAATGAAACAGGCTTGTATTTTGTCTACACACTGATGGCACTCTCTTGCCTGTGTATCATGCTTGGATGCTTCTACCGCATAGCATCAATCACGTTTCTGATTTTATTCCTGTATTGCGAGCTGCTTGACAAAACTTATTACCTGAACCACTACTACCTGGTCAGCCTGATTGCATTCTTGCTTACACTCGTACCTGCACACCGGGATTTTTCAGTGGATGCCTGGAGAAATTCTTCAATAAGAGTTACACAGGTCCCTGCCTGGACCATTTCTATTTTTAAGATACAACTGCTGATTGTCTACTTCTACGCGGGAATTTCAAAAATCAACTATGACTGGTTGATCGAAGCATTGCCTCTGAAAATATGGCTTCCTGCCAAAGAGCGCATACCCGTTGTAGGGAGTTTGTTTAGTTACGAATGGGTAGCCTATTTCTTCAGTTGGTTTGGTGCAGTGTTCGATCTTTCCATCGGATTTCTGCTCCTTAACAACAGAACGCGTGGCCTTGCATATTTTTTCGTTATCGCCTTCCACCTGCTCACAGCGCTTTTGTTCAAGATCGGAATGTTTCCATTCATCATGATCGCGTTAACCCTCATTTTCTTCTCCGAAGATTTTCATATTAAAATAATCAATTCGCTTTCTACACTTTTCCATTTTAAAACAGCAGATTCATTGCAATCAGATTCATCTATTCGAATCTCCAAAACCCTACTCCCCGTATTGGTAATCTACTTCGGCCTACAGTTGACAATACCTTTTCGCCACCTGTTTTATCCAGGTGATCTGTTCTGGACAGAAGAGGGGTATCGTTTTTCATGGCGGGTAATGCTAATCGAAAAGAGCGGCACTGCTTTTTTTTACGTAGAGGATGCCAATACTCATCATAAAATAGAAGTGATGAATTCGCGGTACCTGTCATCTTATCAGGAAAAAATGATGACCACGCAACCCGACATGATCCTTCAGTACGCCCATTTTTTAAAGAATGAATCTGAAGCATCCGGTGTAAAAGATCCAATCGTAACTGTACAAAGTTACGTCACGCTCAATGGACACGGCAGTCGGCTGTTCATCGATAGTTCTGCAAACCTGTCCAAAGCGAAAGAAAGTTTTTGTCACAAGTCATGGATTTTGGAGCAAGATCAAACCGGTGATAGGAAATGAATTTTTCAAAGACTCTCGTTGTCATAGCATACCTGATCGTTTCAGCTCCGATATACTGTCAAACATATAGTGTGAAGGGAAAGATTTCTGAAACGGGCACAGGTAAAGTGCTTGCTGGTGCATCTATAGTTCTTGAAAATTCCTCTTTCAGCGCAAGCTCGAACAATGGAGGTGAATACGAGCTCTCGAATATCAGTGCGGGGACATACATTGTTAGAATATCTTATATAGGATACGCGGATTTTAGAAGGGAGATTCAAGTGGCCGGAAATCTTATCATTGACGCCACTTTGAAAATTACTTCATCCAATCTTAAAGAGATCGCAGTTACTTCAAAACGGGACAGTACCTTCGGCCTGGCACGTCTGAAAGATATTGAGGGTACAGCAATCTATGCCGGAAAAAAAAATGAAGTTATTGTACTCAGTGATATCGTTGCTAATACGGCTACGAATAATAGTCGACAGATTTATTCCAGAATTGCTGGCCTTAACATCTGGGAAAATGATGGCGCTGGAATCCAATTAGGAATCGGAGGTCGTGGTCTTAATCCTAACCGTGTCAGCAATTTTAATACACGTCAGAACGGCTACGATATGAGTGCGGATGCTCTTGGTTACCCGGAAAGCTACTACTCCCCACCTGCCGAGGCTATCGATCGAATTGAGATTTTGCGTGGAGCAGCTTCTCTTCAATACGGCACACAATTCGGAGGCATGATCAATTTCAGATTGAAGAACGGTCCGGAAAACAAGAAAATTGAAATTACCTCGCGGCAGACTGGTGGCTCATGGAAATTTTTAAACACCTTCAACAGCGTTGGCGGCACCATGGGAAAGGTGAATTACTATGCTTACTACCAAAATAAGTCAGGCAATGGATGGAGGCCCAATTCAGATTTTAATTTGAATGCTGCATATGCGTCCATTTCTTTTCAGGCAAGCAGCAAGGTATCACTCACGTTGCAACATACGTACATGAATTATCTTGCCCATCAACCGGGTGGTTTGACTGACGTGATGTTCACACAGAACCCCAGACAATCTATCCGTAACCGGAATTGGTTTAAAGTAAATTGGAATTTAAGTGCCGCTCTTCTTGATTATAAAATAAACTCTCGTCTTAAGCTAAACACCCGTTTCTTTAAACTTGACGCCAGTCGGTCTGCTTTAGGAATCCTGGATTACATCAATCGGGCAGACCCGATGACTGACCGCGACCTCTGGACCGACAACTACAATAACTGGGGAAATGAAACCAGGTTGATTTATTATTATAAAGTTGGCTCCAAATCGGGGGCACTCCTTGCAGGAACCCGCTATTACAGCGGCTATACTACCCGAAGGCAAGGCCTGGGTAATGACGGATCTGGTGGGGCAAATAATGATTTCACATTTAACAATCCGGATTCTCCCGAATTTTCTGAATACACATTTCCCAATCAAAACTTCTCCGCCTTCCTGGAGAGCATTTTCAATGTGACGCCTGACTTTAGCATTATTCCCGGTATTCGTTTTGAGAACATCCGAACGAAAGCGGACGGATTTTACAATCAGGTGACGCAGGATCTTGCCGGAAATATCATCTTCAGTCAACGTACAGACGAGCATAGAGTCAGCACTCGTTCATTTCCTATTGCAGGAATTGGCCTGAGCTATAATCTGAAAAATGGAGGGCAATTGTATGCCAACGTTTCGCAAAACTACCGGGCGATTAACTTTAACAACATGCGGGTGGTAAACCCAAATATGCAAGTCGATCCAAATCTAAAAGACGAGAAAGGATACTCTGCCGATCTCGGTGTTCGCGGAAGCATTGAAAACAAATTCACCTATGACCTAAGCCTCTTCATAGTCAGCTATGACAACCGGATTGGTACCATTCTTAAAACAGACAGTGCTACTTTCAATTTATACCGACTCACCACCAACGTTTCAGAGTCTCGCAATTTTGGTGCGGAGACTTTTTTAGAATACAATTTATGGCAACTGTTCAACCCTCATGACGAGAAAATGAAACTGACTCTATTTTCAAATTTCTCTGTGCTGAACGCTCGATATATCCACAGCAAAGAGCCTGCATTCGAGAATAAAAAAGTGGAACT is a genomic window of Cytophagales bacterium WSM2-2 containing:
- the irpA gene encoding iron-regulated protein A precursor, with product MKFYIKGLIFCCMLIAMSCKKDSTVPANDFDRAALAANWANNIILPSYRNFNDAVNELDNAIRTFNTTPSGNNLSTAQGKFKNAYLAWQKCSPLGFGPADQLLLSKNLNTFPTNVIKINTNIASGNYNLDQIANLDAKGFPALDFLLFGIGANNNSILPLYATDTQASKRKDYLAAVSDNIKTQSDNVLNAWLPTGGNYLATFLNAKGTDVGSALGQVINGLDYDVDVLKNYKVAIPVGIMPSSGTQTGGPLPYEVEAYYSGISSQLIQVQLSAVRDIYLGNAAGTEGVGLDDYLIKINAQRNGSSLSDVITQQFASAITSMQAIPDPFSSVISNNPSTVISAYAQLQQLLVLLKTDMPSSLGVLITYNDNDGD
- the glnA gene encoding glutamine synthetase, translated to MAKLRFEALKKLNERHKIHAELPTPYISQFFGENVFGIEQMRSTLAPAVFKKVSNAIKNHEKIDEATADAVASAAKSWAISKGATHFTHWFQPLTGGTAEKHDSFFDALSGLERFKGSELVQQEPDASSFPSGGIRSTFEARGYTAWDPTSPMFLYGRTLSIPTVFVSYTGETLDTKSPLLKALKTVDISATKVCQLFDKDIQHVVASLGSEQEYFVVDKALFNARPDLVMAGRSVFGHAPARGQQMEDHYFGTIPSRIYDFMREFEIECWKLGIPVRTRHNEVAPSQFEVAPLFEEVNVANDHNQLMIDIMSRVGEKHELKILFHEKPFAGVNGSGKHNNWSLITDTGVNLYAPSSSARDNLLFLTFFVTTLKAVHEHADLLRASIATPGNDFRLGANEAPPAIVSAFIGSQMTAVLDELEKNGNLKIEKGDNMYMKLGIDQIPEIILDATDRNRTSPFAFTGNKFEFRAVGSSDNCATPMTVLNLIVADQLDKFYDEVNKLIEKGEEKRLAIVDVLRKYIKESKDIRFEGDGYSEEWVKEAAKRKLSNIKNMPRALDAYLSKKSIALFESHGVLSHKEIEARNEIRMESYIKRVQIEARVMGDIAMNHIVPTAINYQSKLIDNARGLKELGFADTKSVLQTIKEISGHIDTIKTNVRAMIEERKRVNQIGDSHKRAIAYCDDIKEKYFDVIRDAVDELELLVDDEDWPLVKYRELLFLR
- a CDS encoding ABC transporter permease, producing MFKNYLLVTLRNLRKNGTYSFINISGLAIGITCSMLILLWVFDELSFDKFHPKADRLYQVWANGHFDGKINSWTSVPLPTYEAMKTADSHIKHALVTDWGGDHLLTVSDNRLMKKGYYVSEEFLEMFEFPLSAGAATQVLDDPRSIVITESTAKALFGDQDPINKVIRVDNENDLKITGILKDVPKNSSFQFDFLMTWKFREQISSWVRRNTTNWGNYSFQVFLELGSPNDKTAVENSVRDMLTKHGETDFMKEFFIYPLERWRLHSNFENGIETGGMNDYVQLFSLIAIFILVIACINFMNLATARSERRAREVGIRKTVGSRRYELILQFIGESVFISLLAFSVAVLLTELLLPFYNDLVEKKLFINYSQPDFWVFGAGLILLTGIVSGSYPALYLSSFQPVKVLKGKIQVGKSASTPRKILVTLQFGFSILLIIGTIVIYQQIQLVKSRELGYDQENLMAVNYTNEVGKNYRAIKLELLATGAVEAVTKSNSAITDIHSNNFLGWPGKPEQLRVIFTTIATEYDYAKTMGIKILEGRDFSEDFKSDTMAIMVNKAGAQLMNLKDPIGTDLDLWGKKRKLIAILDDVLMGSPDEPIKPLFVILDPDWTDAVSIRLKKTKDLQASINTVKKVFEKYASAYPFEYKFADVEFQKKFTTINLTSKLASLFATLAIFITGLGLFGLAAFTAEQRTKEIGIRKVMGASVSNLVGLISKDFSLLVVISFIVSAPIAWWLLTKYLERYAIRTSIGWWVFPLTGAIALAFALAIVSTQALRAAHSNPASSLRND
- a CDS encoding DUF4856 domain-containing protein, which codes for MKFNYLLLSLFILGVSVSVISCKKDDVIPAYEVPTTYSFTNVNYAEASKRLVMIAQIETLMNTDNKAGGGTYIDSVKLKNMFANSGNPFSADSLNKSGFQLKDKTALSAQSVIQNFLYNQSLASLSTSPASNGTAGVGTTQTNSYILLSAKGVNYRQVFTKTMMAAMLANEMINLVKSSPDNNTVIAGKGTAMENAWDLAFGYFNVPVNFPTSTTGVKYLGSYCNQVNAGIGSNAILMDAFLKGRAAISHKDIAVKNVQADIIAKELELVVAAGAIHEIAEAKAGLTDAVQTVSRFSECMGFIIGLRYFSNKTITDAQFNTLYQTYLHNGDLYAITTSDMNNIVSTLASIYGFSNPGTI
- a CDS encoding type I deoxyribonuclease HsdR, whose translation is MQFQQIRKFSNSLERERHIAPLVVLRIAFGAVMFVSTVRFMLKGWVTEFYVKPVFHFTFYGFEWVKPLNETGLYFVYTLMALSCLCIMLGCFYRIASITFLILFLYCELLDKTYYLNHYYLVSLIAFLLTLVPAHRDFSVDAWRNSSIRVTQVPAWTISIFKIQLLIVYFYAGISKINYDWLIEALPLKIWLPAKERIPVVGSLFSYEWVAYFFSWFGAVFDLSIGFLLLNNRTRGLAYFFVIAFHLLTALLFKIGMFPFIMIALTLIFFSEDFHIKIINSLSTLFHFKTADSLQSDSSIRISKTLLPVLVIYFGLQLTIPFRHLFYPGDLFWTEEGYRFSWRVMLIEKSGTAFFYVEDANTHHKIEVMNSRYLSSYQEKMMTTQPDMILQYAHFLKNESEASGVKDPIVTVQSYVTLNGHGSRLFIDSSANLSKAKESFCHKSWILEQDQTGDRK